In the genome of Parafrankia discariae, the window CCGCGGTCGCAGTGAAACTCGCCCACACCGCCACCCGTCGCCTGATCCAACGCAAGGCCCGCAAACTCGCCCTGCGCCAGGCCCGCAAGGTCGCTGCCCGCGCGTCCCGCCGGAAGGGCGGCGGCGCGTGGTGGTGGCTGCTCGCCCTGCTCGTCGTCACCCCGGCCGGACTGCTGGCCCTCACCGCCCTGATGCTCGTGGTCATCAGTGGAGGTGGTGGCGCAGCCGCCTCCCAGCAGTCCCCCGGCGCTGCGGGCCTCCCCCCGGCGCCGAGCGCGGTCGAGGGCATCCCCGGCCCGGTCCTGGACGCCTACCGGCACGCACCGGACTACGCCCGCCGCTTCACCCCGGCCTGCCAGGGGGTGCGCTGGTCGATCCTGGCGGGCATCGGCCAGGTCGAGTCCCACCACGGCGCCGGCCGGCCAATAGACCCCAACGGCGACCTCCACGCCCGCCCGATCATCGGAGTGCCCCTCGACGGCAGCAACGGCACCGCGCGGATCCTCGACAGCGACGCCGGCCGGTTCGACGGTGACCGCGTCTACGACCGGGCGGTCGGCCCCATGCAGTTCATCCCGAGCTCGTGGCGGGCGATGGGCCGCGACGGCAACGACGACGGCGTCACCGACCCGCACAACATCTACGACGCGGTCG includes:
- a CDS encoding lytic murein transglycosylase, producing the protein MAAPAVAVKLAHTATRRLIQRKARKLALRQARKVAARASRRKGGGAWWWLLALLVVTPAGLLALTALMLVVISGGGGAAASQQSPGAAGLPPAPSAVEGIPGPVLDAYRHAPDYARRFTPACQGVRWSILAGIGQVESHHGAGRPIDPNGDLHARPIIGVPLDGSNGTARILDSDAGRFDGDRVYDRAVGPMQFIPSSWRAMGRDGNDDGVTDPHNIYDAVAAAVVHLCGTGPKDLSDRATLEAAIYGYNASRSYVTTVLAQIDHYDQLTPTPTSTDTSAPGGDAVGGAGRETYPAIIRLIAGSSVPYGVTSTRRTPEAGGGVSYHHVGQAVDFALPPAGARDTPQLLAINQFFARYAPGLTELIYTGPGATCVKNGTVVPCTAAAWGASTVAEHHDHVHVAATPDMLRRIGLG